The following is a genomic window from Mustela lutreola isolate mMusLut2 chromosome 5, mMusLut2.pri, whole genome shotgun sequence.
TTGCTCTAAGTTCTCTGAAATGCATCATATATCCATTAGTTCAGCAATTTGAAACATTCTTCCTGATATCTAGATTGGTCAAGCCCAGTGCTAAGCACTGGGGAGAGGATAATAAAAGTGACAAAGTTCTCTGGCCAAAGGACACTGGTTTGGGAATTAGGGTTCCTCAAGGCAAGAAAAGGACTGTCAACCACACCCACCACCCTTTTCTCTGGAGCAGCTTAAATTGCCAAGTGTGTCCTCAGCCTGGGACAGTGAATCCCAGCAGATGCCAGGACGAGGAAATCGACTTGCACAGAGATCATGTGGAGGGTCCATCCTGCTTCCAACAGGAAAACTGAAATTTGTTTGTGAGGAGATAGGGGTAAAATAAAAGAGACAGCATTGAATCGAAACCATTTCCTGtgacttggatttcttttttaaaaattggccgTCTTATCATTTTGTTAGTCACCTTTTCTCTAGGCTTGTTGGGGGCGTAGTCCCTCCCTCCCAGCAACTTCCATCTGCTTGAAAACAGAGAATGAAGAGCCATGATGACACATCCGTCACTGGATGGAAATATTAAGAGAAGAATCAACAAATGTACTACCATTTGCATAAAACCTATTAATGCCCTCTTCAGACTAATGCAGTGAATTTTACATCGCTGAGAGAGCAGCTGTGATCCACTGCTTTAGTAATGAGGAGTGTTTGAAACATCTGCAGATCGCTGCTCCTCCTAAATGCCAAGCAATATCACTTTAGCTCTCTGCAAGTAAATACTCTCATTGTTGGCCAGAGGAAGGCATATCTTTATCAAAGATTCATCTAGTGGGCCCCTCTTTGCCCCAAACGCTGTTGGGTTTCTTGTGTATCCTGTTTTTCTCATGCTAGTACATGCTGATCCATGGCATTtcccaatttttgttttgttttatttttttaatgaaaactagtGTCtgttctctccccccccccccccccgcctactggTAATCCATAACCATATTGAGAGGTACAATGTCGGTCAGAACCTTCCTCTCTGGTATGTTGGTCCCAGCTAACAGGAGCTTTTTCCAAAGGCCAGGCAAAGCGAGCTTCTGCCCCGCTGTGCTCTACGCGTAAATAGCGAACCGGAGAGGCTCCAGAGCTCTGTACTCCGGGGCTTCGGAGAGCGCACGGTGGGAGCCGCCGCAGACCGGAGGGGCATCCAGCGGGATTGGGTGGAGAGACACGGAGAAGGTGGAGAATAAGAATCATGTGTGTTGCTCGAGTGTACAACCCACATTTGAGTGACAAATGACGAGGACCACCTATAAAAACAACTAAGCGCAAGTCTACCCGAATCCATTTTCCTGTGTGTGCGCGCCTTTTCAACTAACTTTGGGAACTCGTAGACCAGGCGTCGTGCCCCTCGCAGCCTCGACTCCACCTGGGTTTCCCGCGCCCTGCCCGCCCGCTCCTGTACCTCCTTTTCCCCCTGGCTAAGGATGGAGGATCCCTTCGGCCCCTCAACTTTCTCGCCGGCGCCCAACGTCTCCGTACCTGTCTCTCCTGGCTGGGGTCTCAACTTCACTTCCGGACAGGGGCTCCCAGTGCCCgggccgccgccgcagccgcctcCCGGACCACCCAGCCGCAGCATCCGCCTGGTCTTCCTGGGGGTCATCCTGGTGGTGGCGGTGGCCGGCAACGCCACGGTGCTGTGCCGCCTGTGCGGGGGTGGCGGGCCCTGGGCGGGTCCCAAGCGTCGCAAGATGGACTTCCTGCTGGTGCAGCTGGCCCTGGCTGACCTGTACGCGAGCGGAGGCACAGCGCTGTCGCAGCTGGCCTGGGAGCTGCTGGGCGAGCCGCGCCGGGCGGCGGGAGACCTTTCGTGCCGCTTCGTGCAGCTGCTGCAGGCGTCCGGCCGCGGCGCTTCTGCCCATCTCGTGGTGCTCATTGCCCTCGAACGCCAGCGCGCCTTGCGTCGGCCGCAGGGCCAGCCGCTGCCCGCGCGCGCCCTCGCCGCGCTGGGCTGGCTGCTGGCGCTGCTGCTGGCGCTGCCCCCCGCCTTCGTGGTGCGCGGGGGCGCCCCCTCGCCGCCTCCCGCCGCGCCCTCTGCCGCCCGTACCTGGCCGGGCGAGCGTCGCTGCAGCGACATCTTCGCGCCCCTACCGCGCTGGCACCTGCAGGTGTACGCGCTCTACGAGGCCGTCGCGGGCTTCTTGGCGCCGGTCGCGGTCATGGGCGTAGCATGCAGCCGCCTGCTCTGCGCCTGGTGGCAGCGCCTGCCCCACGCCCCACCGCCTTCAGCGCCCTGGTCGGCGACTCCCGGCCGCGCCCCTGCGCCCAGCGCGCTGCCCCGCGCGAAGGTCCAGAGCCTGAAGATGAGCCTGGCGCTGGCGCTGCTGTTCGTGAGTTGCGAGCTTCCCTACTTCGCCGCACGGCTGGCGGCCGCGTGGTCGTCCGGACAGGTGGGAGACTGGGAGACCGAGGACCTGGCGGCGGCGCTGCACCTCGTGGGGGTGGCCAACAGCGCCCTCAATCCCTTCGTCTACCTCTTCTTCCAGGCGGGCGACTGCCAGCTCCTGCGGCGGCTGCGAAGGCGCCTGGGCGCATTCTGCTGCTCGTGGGAGGGAAGAGCGGAGGACGATGAGGGGGCCGGGGGCCACCAAGCGCTTCACCGCCACCGCTGGCCCCACCCCCACTACCACCACGCTAGACGCGAGCAGCCGGTGGAGGGCGGCTTGCGCCCACCCCCGCCGCGCCCCCGGCCGCTGCCCTGTTCCTGCGAAAGCGCTTTCTAGTTGCTCGATGGCCAGACGGGTCATCTGTCACCACCACACAGCCTCCGCGGAACACGAGGCTGGCCCGTTTCTATCTAGATCAAAACCAGCAGGAGAGTCTCCGATATTGGCCCTGAAGCTGTCCCCATCCTAAACTCTTTCTTTCTAATGTTTACATTTTCCTACTCTTCcagcttcttctcttcctttcggTTCTTCTCACATTTCCCAGTTTGGAGACGAGAGAGTTTGAGCCACTGGGAAGTTGTAAAAAAACAGTCTAAGATACAGAGTTATTTTTGCAGTTCTCTTTGACGCTCCCATAGTGTTCTGGATAGGATCTTTTGGTTTAGCTAAATTGTCAAGCTTTCATTATTTGCTATGCTATCATccgtttttacttattttgagtcGTGTTTAAATCAAGTGTACCTTCGAGACTAGAGAATTTGCCTTTCTTTCCAGGAGGAAAAATCCCCGCACTGCTCTCCCTGAGGAGCGTGGAGATTTTACCAGTATGCTGTCAGAAATGTAATCGTGCTGTCACTGCAAAGCCAgagtatttgtaaaataaaaacaatacccACAGAGCAATTAGTACTTTTTCCCCCATGGTAATGTGTTTTCCCAGAAGAAAATCAGTGTGGACTTTATTTCTAGTCACTTTAATAGAAGCTGGGAGTTGTAGGAGGGACACATAAAAGCTTCCCTTTAGACCCTTCCAAACACACCCAGTTTCTGCAGGAAACTGTGCCCGGGCCTAAACTAGCCTTTACATCTAAGGTGTTGTGCTCAGGTGGAGCCTCTCAGTGCAGAGTCCCCAGCAAACTAGAAAAGCGAAACACCGAGGTGGTGGGCTCACTCCCAGATGGAGCCTCATGGAAATTTGTGGCTAAGAAGAAAGCTGCACCCTCCCCATGTTGCAAGTATCTATataactccttttttaaaaaatgaaggcaatGCCTGTTGGTGGGGGTTGCTGAGAACAAAGGCAAGAAGCAGATTTAATCAGTGACCTCCTCCTCTTAACTGTCCTTGGTTCTCGAAAGAAGTGGCAGCACTTACGAACACGGTATCCACATGTTTACCAGTGTCTTTCATCTGAGAATCTGCAAGATTTCCATGATTGTGCTTCCTGTTGGTGCACAAATGCCAAACtaagatggagaaaggggaaatgatTGCTAGAGTTCACTTGTAGAGCCAATGCTCTTTGAGGGCTTTGTTTACTCCACTGAGGTATCCCAGAGTCTCAATGCTTGACCTGTACTAGACACTcaacacatatttgttgaataattcaTCATATGAGTCAGGCAAAGATAGAATGGATACAAGATTTACAAAATGTCCTCTAAGCTTGATTTACCTTTTGCCCAAATTGTGTCAAAAAATGTTGGAGTTAaaggttttccttcatctttttaatcctcccctccctgcttagGATACTATGGAGTGTGATATACCAAGAATAAGTTAGCCAGAAAGAGAACACAGTTGTTTTCa
Proteins encoded in this region:
- the GPR150 gene encoding probable G-protein coupled receptor 150 isoform X1 codes for the protein MEDPFGPSTFSPAPNVSVPVSPGWGLNFTSGQGLPVPGPPPQPPPGPPSRSIRLVFLGVILVVAVAGNATVLCRLCGGGGPWAGPKRRKMDFLLVQLALADLYASGGTALSQLAWELLGEPRRAAGDLSCRFVQLLQASGRGASAHLVVLIALERQRALRRPQGQPLPARALAALGWLLALLLALPPAFVVRGGAPSPPPAAPSAARTWPGERRCSDIFAPLPRWHLQVYALYEAVAGFLAPVAVMGVACSRLLCAWWQRLPHAPPPSAPWSATPGRAPAPSALPRAKVQSLKMSLALALLFVSCELPYFAARLAAAWSSGQVGDWETEDLAAALHLVGVANSALNPFVYLFFQAGDCQLLRRLRRRLGAFCCSWEGRAEDDEGAGGHQALHRHRWPHPHYHHARREQPVEGGLRPPPPRPRPLPCSCESAF
- the GPR150 gene encoding probable G-protein coupled receptor 150 isoform X2, whose product is MEDPFGPSTFSPAPNVSVPVSPGWGLNFTSGQGLPVPGPPPQPPPGPPSRSIRLVFLGVILVVAVAGNATVLCRLCGGGGPWAGPKRRKMDFLLVQLALADLYASGGTALSQLAWELLGEPRRAAGDLSCRFVQLLQASGRGASAHLVVLIALERQRALRRPQGQPLPARALAALGWLLALLLALPPAFVVRGGAPSPPPAAPSAARTWPGERRCSDIFAPLPRWHLQVYALYEAVAGFLAPVAVMGVACSRLLCAWWQRLPHAPPPSAPWSATPGRAPAPSALPRAKVQSLKMSLALALLFVSCELPYFAARLAAAWSSGQAGDCQLLRRLRRRLGAFCCSWEGRAEDDEGAGGHQALHRHRWPHPHYHHARREQPVEGGLRPPPPRPRPLPCSCESAF